The genomic window TACCACACCCGCTATATGCGCCCACTAAAAGATTACCTCGTAGGCGCGCTGGAATTTATGCTACCGGTATGCGCTAAATTCCCGAGTGTATACAACTTTTTCATGAAGCTACGCTTTGTGCAATTGCTGCTAGAAAAATGGGTAGGCTTTGTGGATGGCCCACTGCTTACCGGTACGCGTTTAGCCGGTTACAAACTTACGGTGGATGCAAACGGCACACAGGCAGAAATAGAGCTGGCATCGCCCGATAAACTTGCAAATTTAACCCAAGAGCAACGCGAGAAAACCGTTGTAATAGTACAGGATGCGTTTACCAGTTACTTTGAAACCCAGCTGGTAATCGATACGATTCAATTGCTTAAACAGCTAGGCTTTAACGCCCTACTGGCCCCATACAAGGCCAATGGTAAACCGCTACACGTACACGGCTTTTTAGGCAGCTTTGCCGATACCGCAGAAAAGAACGCAAAAATGCTTAACAGTATTAGCGCTTGCGGTGTTGCACTAGTAGGTATCGACCCCTCCATGACCTTAACCTACCGCAGCGAATATAAAAAATATTTAAGTAAGCAAGCAATGCCCAAGGTAGAGTTACTGCAGGAATTTTTAGATGCGCGCCTCTTGGCAGCAGATACGAATGCAGAACAAAGCATAGAATTTAAGCTTATGCCCCACTGCACAGAAACATCAAATGCTGTGGGCACCATTAAAATGTGGCAATCGGTGTTTACAAAACTTGGCCACAGCTTAACTATTTTGAACGCGGGTTGTTGCGGCATGTCTGGTACTTACGGCCACGAGGCGCGCAACAAGGAGTCGTCTCAAGCCCTTTACCAAATGAGCTGGCAAAAACCTGTAGAGCAACACGCACCAAGTGGTACGCTGCTTGCCACGGGTTATTCCTGTCGCAGCCAAGTTAAGCGCGAAGCGGGCGAAACTATTCTGCACCCTGTACAAGCGCTGCTGGCTAATATAACCGTAAGCTAATCACAATTCCCCTGTAAGCGCAGCATAGGCGCTTACAGGGCATACCACATTATTCAACTTTCATACCGGCCAAAACGTCTTTTAACGCAGCCACTAAATAGTGAATATCTTCTACTGGCCTTGCCGCTATACGAAAGTATTGTTTTGACGCCCCCAACTTGTTACCGCAGTTACGAATTAAACAAGCATGGTCTTGTAGCATTCTATTGCGCAGTTCTTCACCATCAAACTCATCGCTTAACTTTACGAAAATAAAGTTAGAATGCGTTGGAAATACTGTAAACTCACGAATTTGCTCTACGCATTCAGAAAGGTAAATAGCATCGTTAATATTCTTTAGCCTACTTTCGTCGTAGGCTTTTTGCTCGGTTTTAATTAACGATAGCAGCATTTCTGTTATGCCATTTACATTCCAGTACGGCAAATGCTTTTTCATGCGTTGAATATTTGCCTCACAACTAATTGCATACCCCATGCGCACACCGTGCAAGCCTAGGTTTTTGCCCAAGCTTTTTAACACCCACACGTTATTAAAGTTGGCCACGTCGTTTTTTACCGATGGCGGGTTCTCCGCAGAAAAATCAATAAACGACTCATCAATAATGATGTTATCTAAGTGTGTAAGTCGCTCGAGTATCCACAGTATTTCTTCGCGAGAAAACAAGGTGCCCGTTGGATTGTTGGGGTTACAAATAACTGCATTTCTAGCCTTACTGGCCAGCACTTCTGCCACGTAAGATTCCGCGGTGATTTTTTGCAGCATGTCGTCGCTATGCGGCATGGTTTTAACGTCCACACCTAGCCCCATGGGCTCTTCTACCCAGCGCCCAAATGAAGGCACAGGCACAAAAATACTCTCTTTTATAAAAATCGAGTTCAGCCAAGATATAATTTCGGTAGAGCCATTACCCGCCACTATCCAATTTGGGTTAGTTACCCCAGAAAAAAGCGCGATATTATCGGCGATAGATTCATTAGAACTTGGGTAGTATTTCAATGCATATGGTAAGCGCCTAAATAGCTCATCCATAATATGTGCAGGCGGAAAATACGAATTTACCGGAATACAGTAATCTTTTAGGCCATTGGTAGTGCGAAAATGATTAGTCAAACTGGCAAACGACGGGTTATGGGTGGTTTTTTCAAATAGTTTTATATCAAACGATTTTTCTTCAGTTTCTGCAAACATGCTATTCACTCGGATTAGTTAATTATTTTTATTGGCATCACCGGCTTAGCTTTCTAGATTGCCTAGACGTTCTAGACTTTGATAAAAACGCGCAACCGCATATTGAGAACATAACGTAAAAAAGTGAAAAACTATATATCGCTAAACACTCAGCGGCATAGCGTAGCACGCCGTAAAAATACATTGCGGTAAAACAGAACGCAAAGCAGGCTTAAGCAAAGCCCGCTTGTAATGACAGTAAAGGTTATTGTTATTGATTTTGTTATTTAAGCGCGCAAGGCGCTGAAACACCTTCTATATTGGATGACACCGCGCAGGATTATAGGCACGGCAAGGTAGAATTAAAGTTAGAGACTTCACAATCAACCAGTCGAATATGCCAAGTAGTTCAAAACCCTGCACTAAAACTAGCATTTCACCAACATTGTGCAACGCGAGGCAAAGCCACCAATTTAACAGGTTAAGCGCTGCAATAAGGCGCCTGCTGAATGCTAACTACCCTTTTAGCTACCCTTTTTAGTTACCTGCCTCAACGCCAGCAAACATGCACTACCAAGTACCAGTAACACATGCGTACTCGCCACAAACTTAGATTCCAATGCTAATTGGGAGCTTGTATCTACAAACATAAACGCCAACAGGCCCGCAATAACAAACAAAATTAAGGGGAAAAAAGAAACGCCTACACTGGGTAGGCGAGAATATAAAGCGCGATAAAGATTGACCATTGCATTACCTCGTAGCCCTGATCTAGAACTTTGCGATGCCATTTATACGTGCCAAATATTAAATCTATGTGTCAGCCCCACTATTTTTTTCGCGTGCTTAGCTACCATTTGGTAATTTGCTTAAATAACGCCGCCAGACCAAGGCCCGCCAATATCTGGAGCACCCACTAAGCGTGCAATATCACCAAATAATTGGTGACTGCCCCACACCCTGTGACCATCGTTATTGCCATCACCACAGTAAATAACGCGCCCCATTTCTAAATCGCCGGCAGCACCGCCAGCAAGGGTTACCGAACCTGCAGCCCCACCGTGCTTAGCACCTTCGCCAACTTCCGAAAACAACACTACAAGGGTATCGTCTAATAAACCGCGAGCCTGCAGCTGCTGCAGGGTATAGGCCAACAATGAGTGATACCAACGCACTTGCGCCGTGTGTGGCACAGCCCCCGGCCTATGGGATGCGCTGTGGCTGGCGTGCTCGTTGTACCAGCGGGTCATTTCGCTTACAGGGCCAGAGTTTGCATCGGGTTTAATACCTTGTGCTACTGCATCCTGGGCCATTTGCCAGCATTCATCGAAAGAGTAATTCACTAAGTTGCCGTTCTCATCGCCTTTGGAAAGCTGCAAGGTGGCTACCTTATGCAAACCGCAAGCGAAGGCGCCAACAATATTATCTACCTGCGCCCTAGCCAAGTGCGGGAACATTTGCCACTCGGTAGAGGTTAAGCTTTGGGTTGTTTCATAATAGGGGTCGGTCATCACGTTACTATTAAAACCACACTCCCCCACTTTAGTACCGGCTTGATCGCGCAGGCGAATTAACGCATTGCTATGAAAATCTAATTTGGTTTGCCGCGTATTAGTTAGGGTTGCATCGGCTAGGTCATCAAAGTCTGACAATATAGCTTCGTACATAGCCTTTTTGTTATCGGATAAACCGTCTGATGGACCAATACGCAGCGCCAATTTACTTGCGACATCGCGCGGGTCGTTATTCGGTATTGGGCGGCTATCGGTTTTATAACCGCGCGGTTTAGAGATCATAATGTCTTTTTTAGGCCCAGTACGCACACCCAAACTTAATACGCCCTCGTCGCCCAAGCGCTCTGCAATTAAGTGATCGATACTCGCGCCGTCGACGCCTATTTGGTTATCGCCGGTTAAAATACCGCGCATATCGTTGTAGTGCGCCCCAGCACCTTGGCCTACGTCTAGGTTTAAATTTTTAAACACAATCATTTTATTGTGCCAATCTTTTAACGGCCCCAAACCAAAGCTTAGCTCGTTGGTAGTGGTAATAGCGCCACTATCTTGCTGCGGCCGCCAGTTATAGGGCACAACGCCATTAGGGTAATACATAAATAAAACCCGCTGCGCACCAGTACCTGCAGCCAATGCTTTTTGCCCTAACATTTGCCCTGCAAACGGTAGCAGCATGCCAGTTTTAGCTAACCCCATGAGGAACTTACGTCGAGATGGTTGTGATAATTTGCTCATTTTTATTTCCCCGTGCAATTAGTGGCGAGCGCCAAACGCTGCTGAAGTTGTTAGATCGATTAACATGTCGAACATGCCACCACCATTGCGCAAGTCTGCGCTGTATTCGCGAATAAATATTTCGTCGCCTTCACTCTCTTCGTTTCTACCCACGGTATAACGATAAAACTGACGAGAGAAACACGCTTCCCCTTGCCCGCTTTCGGCAATTAACCCTGCAAGCTCAGGCACAGAAAAATACGCAACGCTTTCGCTATCTGGGTCGAGCACTGTTTCTGGTGAGGTCAAACTTTTAATCGAGCCGGAATCGTCAATTTCTTGAATAACGCCATTGCCGAGTGTTTCCAGTGCACGGTACAAACCGTCGCTGCCAAATCGCTCGAAACCAAACCCCACACCGTCGATATATTGGTGACAGGTTGCACAAGCAGCATCCGACGTATGTCGCGAAGTTGCATCGCGGTTGCTGTCTGAAGGTTCAAACGATATATCGAAGTTTGCCGCTGCGGGGGGTGGAAACTCTTGACACATAATGGCTTCGCGCACATATACCCCACGTTTAATAGGCGCTGGGTTAACTGTACTGGTGCGTGATGCCAAGAAGCTGCCGTGCCCAAGTAAACCTGCGCCCGCACGCGGGTCGTCTGCAGGGAAAAACATTTTCGCCCAATTGCTTGTAGCCCCTAACCCGTAATGCTGAGCCAGCTCGTTATTGGCATAGGTATAATTTGCCGTTAATAAACTGTTAAATGGCGCATTGCTGCGAATACCTTCCATAACTAGGTGAATAGTTTCTTCTTTAAACGCATCCACTAAGCTTGCGCTGTTTATAGCAGGGAATGGGTACTGACTATTGATAAGCCAACCGGAAGCAAAACGACGCAACCCCCGCTCTGCTCGCGCATCGGTAAGCAAGCGTTCGGCCTGCTCTTCTACGTTTAAAGTACCGGCATCTGCTGCTGCCAGCAGTGCTTCATCGGGTGTGGTTACCCAAAAGGTGTAGGCCAATAAGGTTGCCAACTCGTGATCGGTTAATTCGTACAGGCCTGTTTGCGCATTTAGCACACCCATTTCTGAGCGATACATAAAGTGCGGCGACATGAGTAAGCCCTGCACAAGCGTTAAACCGTCTTCGCTCGCATCGTATAACGCTAGGTAGCGTTGTACTTCGTCCGCTGCTAATGGACGGCGGAATAGCTTTCTACCCAATTGCTCAACAACACATTGGCT from Saccharophagus degradans 2-40 includes these protein-coding regions:
- a CDS encoding DUF1552 domain-containing protein: MSKLSQPSRRKFLMGLAKTGMLLPFAGQMLGQKALAAGTGAQRVLFMYYPNGVVPYNWRPQQDSGAITTTNELSFGLGPLKDWHNKMIVFKNLNLDVGQGAGAHYNDMRGILTGDNQIGVDGASIDHLIAERLGDEGVLSLGVRTGPKKDIMISKPRGYKTDSRPIPNNDPRDVASKLALRIGPSDGLSDNKKAMYEAILSDFDDLADATLTNTRQTKLDFHSNALIRLRDQAGTKVGECGFNSNVMTDPYYETTQSLTSTEWQMFPHLARAQVDNIVGAFACGLHKVATLQLSKGDENGNLVNYSFDECWQMAQDAVAQGIKPDANSGPVSEMTRWYNEHASHSASHRPGAVPHTAQVRWYHSLLAYTLQQLQARGLLDDTLVVLFSEVGEGAKHGGAAGSVTLAGGAAGDLEMGRVIYCGDGNNDGHRVWGSHQLFGDIARLVGAPDIGGPWSGGVI
- a CDS encoding pyridoxal phosphate-dependent aminotransferase — translated: MFAETEEKSFDIKLFEKTTHNPSFASLTNHFRTTNGLKDYCIPVNSYFPPAHIMDELFRRLPYALKYYPSSNESIADNIALFSGVTNPNWIVAGNGSTEIISWLNSIFIKESIFVPVPSFGRWVEEPMGLGVDVKTMPHSDDMLQKITAESYVAEVLASKARNAVICNPNNPTGTLFSREEILWILERLTHLDNIIIDESFIDFSAENPPSVKNDVANFNNVWVLKSLGKNLGLHGVRMGYAISCEANIQRMKKHLPYWNVNGITEMLLSLIKTEQKAYDESRLKNINDAIYLSECVEQIREFTVFPTHSNFIFVKLSDEFDGEELRNRMLQDHACLIRNCGNKLGASKQYFRIAARPVEDIHYLVAALKDVLAGMKVE